In Pirellulales bacterium, a single window of DNA contains:
- a CDS encoding NUDIX domain-containing protein, producing the protein MPESAINRRGAVAVIRDGDKLLVIRRAQQVVAPGAYCFPGGGIEPGESEEEALIRELVEELHVEVRPHRRLWSSVTPWKVELVWWLACLPPGSMPVPAPAEVESFHWHTIDEIGELPELLESNRQFLAALARGEFSLEP; encoded by the coding sequence ATGCCGGAATCGGCCATCAATCGCCGTGGGGCCGTGGCCGTGATCCGTGACGGCGACAAATTGCTCGTCATTCGTCGCGCGCAGCAAGTCGTCGCCCCCGGTGCTTACTGCTTTCCCGGTGGCGGCATTGAGCCGGGCGAGTCGGAAGAGGAAGCACTGATTCGGGAGTTGGTCGAAGAGTTGCACGTCGAGGTGCGCCCGCACCGCCGGCTCTGGTCGTCGGTCACGCCTTGGAAGGTGGAACTTGTCTGGTGGTTGGCGTGTTTGCCGCCGGGGTCAATGCCCGTCCCCGCGCCGGCCGAGGTCGAGTCGTTCCACTGGCACACGATCGACGAAATCGGCGAGTTGCCCGAACTGCTGGAGAGCAATCGCCAGTTTCTGGCCGCATTGGCCCGCGGAGAGTTCTCGCTGGAACCATAG
- a CDS encoding helix-turn-helix domain-containing protein, whose amino-acid sequence MLTIELPPLRDRRDDIRLLIEAFLTDARERYQRPSPTMSPELTEFMLAYDWPGNVRQLRNAIDKMVVMSSGETLSLGDLPAYLSGNSCLLAKAIACASASSLRDMERTVILSVLERCGGNRTHAAEALGISVRTLQRKLKVWGVAGNSAEPENG is encoded by the coding sequence GTGTTGACCATCGAATTGCCGCCGCTGCGCGACCGACGCGACGACATTCGGTTGCTGATCGAGGCCTTTCTGACCGACGCCCGTGAAAGGTATCAGCGGCCGTCGCCCACCATGTCGCCCGAACTGACCGAGTTCATGCTGGCCTACGACTGGCCGGGCAACGTTCGACAGTTGCGCAATGCGATCGACAAAATGGTGGTCATGTCGTCCGGCGAGACGCTGTCACTGGGCGACCTGCCGGCATACCTCAGCGGCAATTCTTGCCTGTTGGCAAAGGCCATTGCTTGCGCGAGCGCGAGCAGTTTGCGAGACATGGAGCGGACGGTGATCCTATCGGTACTCGAGCGCTGTGGCGGCAACCGCACGCACGCCGCCGAGGCGCTCGGTATCTCCGTGCGCACGCTGCAACGCAAGCTGAAGGTTTGGGGCGTGGCTGGAAACTCGGCCGAGCCGGAAAACGGCTAA
- a CDS encoding BON domain-containing protein — MSVSDVTISRNVTRQLAGRGLRSPCHIQVQTRNGEVTLSGTVQFVHQRDAAVQAIRTVEGVKRIVEKLKVKGPAKPQYPQPTARPAKQPAVEEAVAKPEETTPESQPQASNEQGPLSDPSPAPDPRAVAAGESADLSFAFDGALQAAGRSASNELLGMRQTRKGESYTFECASQEEAERLRAVLATYADWLKKNSWVGQSKVGGEVHRVTFHAKSVIDFLRQVGF, encoded by the coding sequence ATGTCCGTCAGCGATGTCACGATCTCGAGAAACGTCACCCGGCAGCTTGCCGGGCGCGGCTTGCGGTCGCCGTGCCATATTCAGGTGCAGACGCGTAACGGCGAGGTGACGTTGTCGGGCACCGTGCAGTTCGTTCATCAACGCGACGCCGCCGTACAGGCCATTCGCACCGTGGAAGGCGTCAAGAGAATCGTCGAGAAACTCAAAGTGAAAGGCCCAGCCAAACCTCAGTATCCGCAGCCGACCGCCAGACCGGCAAAACAGCCGGCGGTCGAAGAAGCAGTCGCCAAGCCCGAGGAAACAACGCCGGAATCCCAGCCTCAAGCGTCGAACGAGCAGGGACCGCTATCAGACCCCTCGCCCGCGCCTGATCCGCGGGCGGTCGCCGCCGGCGAATCCGCCGACTTGTCGTTCGCGTTCGACGGCGCGCTGCAAGCGGCTGGTCGCAGTGCGTCGAATGAACTGTTGGGCATGCGCCAGACGCGCAAGGGCGAAAGTTACACGTTCGAGTGTGCCAGTCAGGAAGAAGCGGAGAGGCTGCGGGCCGTGCTCGCCACCTACGCCGATTGGTTGAAAAAGAACTCGTGGGTTGGGCAATCGAAAGTAGGCGGCGAAGTGCATCGCGTGACCTTTCACGCCAAGTCCGTGATCGACTTCCTGCGGCAAGTGGGCTTCTAG
- a CDS encoding DUF4384 domain-containing protein, whose amino-acid sequence MNRISVVGCWALAAFSLSSEVGGVEPAFRDVLRRLTTQRNAAVEQNQPLGDSSHVHEIAIEYAVQLRKSGLDRAVDPEKHRFQPGDQIRVLIQPFSDAYIYVFFEDERGCRRCLLPSDKNSPRLARRDQPVELPTDGTVYEFEAGFTSARLVLVASKELDGDLTTLCEAVCKKVNGPLTPEERTTQVELRLRNERALAVIRNQQSMAVAYHGRLSSQALSRIWAEMEERGAADALLVEPPGSGQASTLAMFITKSHRPARLVVSIPLKSEEAQMVHVPWHPRR is encoded by the coding sequence ATGAACCGCATCTCGGTGGTCGGTTGTTGGGCGCTGGCAGCGTTTTCGTTGTCGAGCGAGGTCGGCGGCGTCGAGCCGGCGTTCCGCGATGTGCTGCGCCGCTTGACCACGCAACGTAATGCCGCAGTCGAACAGAATCAGCCGCTCGGTGATTCGTCCCACGTACACGAGATTGCGATCGAATATGCCGTGCAGTTGCGAAAGTCCGGACTCGATCGAGCGGTCGACCCGGAAAAACATCGCTTTCAACCGGGCGATCAGATTCGGGTGCTGATTCAGCCGTTCAGTGACGCCTACATCTATGTCTTTTTCGAAGACGAGCGGGGGTGCCGCCGGTGTCTGCTGCCAAGTGATAAGAACTCGCCGCGGCTGGCAAGACGCGATCAGCCGGTTGAGCTGCCGACCGACGGCACAGTGTACGAATTCGAAGCGGGTTTCACGAGTGCAAGACTGGTCTTAGTTGCCAGCAAGGAGCTCGATGGCGATCTGACCACGTTATGTGAAGCGGTTTGCAAAAAGGTCAACGGCCCGCTCACACCCGAAGAACGGACGACGCAAGTCGAGCTGCGGCTGCGAAACGAAAGAGCACTGGCCGTGATTCGAAATCAGCAGTCGATGGCGGTGGCATACCACGGTCGGCTGTCGAGCCAGGCATTGTCGCGGATATGGGCTGAGATGGAAGAGCGAGGCGCGGCCGACGCCCTGCTGGTGGAACCGCCCGGCAGCGGCCAAGCCTCCACGTTGGCGATGTTCATCACCAAATCGCACCGCCCTGCCAGGCTCGTCGTCAGCATACCGCTGAAATCGGAGGAGGCGCAGATGGTACACGTGCCGTGGCACCCACGCCGATGA
- a CDS encoding SNF2-related protein: MTERTLVVQGMRTLSERCKASFSKTAWASGEVYHHRRRVTVLNVDATGLSADVLGEEGTRYEVELEWAPREGLVEAACTCPRGAEGFLCKHVAAVIQAADANPHVLNFPGNGDLSVLPAGEEYDAPSTGPKPVSLENVVAYAALQPPAAAGRSAMPPARQHAPWRKALKELAMVLRSSARSERRSGAESKPRSQLRLFYRINLMEQHSASRLKIEFIKRTVKRSGELGVSNGWKLDADDIPNLADPVDQEMLALLLGSKSSSDDNGYYGGWRYGYRSSQKSSYCEIAPSAYGVLLPRLAATGRFGWVPGFDPRHEEPRPLEWDNGPPWKLKLALSTPQQDSRKLLPKLYRDGEEAELSQVVRALSGCVLFNDRIARLDAAATEDAVNAAQRLREIVVPVAHEDQFIEDIWQTPELPAIDLPDDMQWEQVRSEPQPQVMIGPVRLGAMTWLIGKLRFDYAGLLLDSTDDRRAVCDAGGRRIVHRDEAKETAARAELQRLGATPTVGSETYHGSFKVARKDFAPLVLALNQAGWHVEAEGHRIRHPGTTHISLASGVDWFELDGHVDYDGEQIGLPKLLEALRRGEDFVTLDDGSRGMLPSDWLTRYAPLAQMGEAEGDKLRFKPSQALLLDAWLSAQPEVNVDAAFERVRQRLRSFEGVRSHEEPAGFSGVLRPYQRDGLGWLLFLEEFGFGGCLADDMGLGKTIQVLAMLVERRNRSANNGDHKPALVVVPRSLVRNWAEEARRFAPQLKVLDYTGLDRGEAREQFDQYDLIVTTYGTLRRDAGHLKDVPFEYAILDEAQAIKNAASQAAKACRLIQSRHRLAMTGTPVENHLGELWSIFEFLNPGMLGRSNSLKMLSSKAAGTDAEGVRLLAKALRPFILRRTKEQVLGDLPEKTEQTLYCELDAPQRKLYDELRNHYRDALNKRIAKEGMNKAKIHVLEALLRLRQAACHPGLLDKSKASEPSAKLETLLEQLEEVFEGGHKALVFSQFTSLLALVRKRLDKSKVVYEYLDGQTRDRQQRVDRFQTDPDCPLFLISLKAGGLGLNLTAADYVFILDPWWNPAVEAQAVDRAHRIGQTRRVFAYRLIARDTVEEKILQLQGEKRHLADAILSADNSLIGGLTADDLQMLLS, from the coding sequence ATGACGGAGCGAACGTTGGTCGTGCAAGGAATGCGAACGCTGTCCGAGCGTTGCAAGGCGTCGTTCTCGAAAACGGCTTGGGCCTCGGGCGAGGTTTACCACCATCGCCGCAGAGTAACGGTCCTCAATGTCGATGCCACCGGGCTCTCGGCCGACGTTCTCGGCGAGGAAGGAACCCGCTACGAAGTCGAGCTGGAGTGGGCGCCGCGCGAGGGGTTGGTCGAGGCTGCCTGCACTTGTCCGCGCGGCGCCGAAGGTTTTCTCTGCAAGCACGTGGCCGCCGTGATCCAGGCCGCTGATGCCAATCCCCACGTGCTCAACTTTCCCGGCAATGGCGATTTGTCGGTGCTGCCCGCGGGCGAAGAGTATGATGCCCCCTCGACGGGTCCGAAGCCCGTGTCTCTGGAAAATGTGGTCGCCTATGCGGCACTTCAACCGCCGGCCGCGGCGGGCCGTTCCGCAATGCCGCCGGCGCGGCAACACGCGCCCTGGCGCAAAGCGCTCAAAGAACTGGCCATGGTGCTGCGATCGAGCGCGCGATCGGAGCGACGCAGCGGCGCCGAGTCGAAGCCGCGGTCGCAACTGCGCTTGTTCTATCGCATCAACCTGATGGAGCAGCACAGCGCCAGCCGGTTGAAGATCGAGTTTATCAAACGCACGGTCAAACGCAGCGGCGAATTGGGCGTCTCCAACGGCTGGAAGCTGGACGCCGACGATATTCCCAATCTCGCCGACCCGGTCGATCAGGAAATGCTGGCCCTGCTCTTGGGAAGCAAGTCGAGCAGCGACGATAACGGGTATTACGGGGGCTGGCGCTACGGTTATCGTTCGTCGCAAAAAAGCTCCTACTGCGAAATTGCTCCGTCGGCGTACGGCGTGCTGCTGCCGCGCCTGGCGGCCACGGGCAGATTTGGTTGGGTGCCCGGATTCGACCCGCGACACGAGGAGCCGCGGCCGCTGGAGTGGGACAACGGGCCGCCGTGGAAACTGAAGCTGGCGCTTTCCACGCCACAGCAAGACAGCCGCAAACTGCTGCCAAAACTCTATCGCGACGGCGAGGAGGCCGAGTTGTCGCAGGTGGTGCGGGCCCTGTCGGGCTGCGTGTTGTTCAACGACCGGATTGCCCGGCTCGATGCGGCGGCGACGGAAGACGCCGTGAATGCGGCCCAGCGGCTGCGCGAGATCGTGGTTCCCGTCGCCCACGAAGACCAGTTCATCGAAGACATTTGGCAGACTCCCGAGCTGCCCGCGATCGACCTGCCCGACGATATGCAATGGGAACAAGTCCGCAGCGAGCCTCAGCCGCAGGTGATGATCGGGCCGGTCAGGCTCGGCGCGATGACCTGGCTGATCGGCAAGCTGCGGTTCGACTACGCCGGTCTGTTGCTCGACAGCACGGATGATCGGCGGGCCGTGTGCGATGCCGGCGGGCGGCGCATCGTGCATCGCGACGAAGCGAAAGAAACCGCGGCCCGCGCCGAGCTGCAGCGGTTGGGCGCCACGCCGACCGTCGGATCGGAAACGTATCATGGCAGCTTCAAGGTGGCCCGGAAGGACTTCGCGCCGCTCGTGCTGGCCTTGAACCAGGCGGGCTGGCACGTGGAGGCCGAGGGGCACCGCATCCGCCATCCGGGAACGACGCACATCAGCCTGGCGTCGGGCGTCGATTGGTTCGAGCTCGACGGCCACGTCGACTACGACGGCGAGCAGATCGGCCTGCCGAAGCTGCTGGAAGCGCTCCGCCGCGGCGAAGATTTTGTGACGCTCGACGACGGCAGCCGCGGCATGCTGCCCTCGGATTGGCTGACGCGTTATGCTCCGTTGGCCCAAATGGGCGAGGCCGAGGGCGACAAGCTGCGGTTCAAGCCGTCGCAGGCGCTGTTGCTCGACGCCTGGCTTTCGGCCCAGCCCGAAGTGAACGTCGATGCGGCGTTCGAGCGCGTCCGCCAACGGCTGCGGTCGTTCGAGGGCGTGCGGTCGCACGAAGAACCGGCCGGCTTTTCCGGCGTGCTGCGGCCTTATCAGCGCGACGGCCTGGGCTGGCTGCTGTTCTTGGAAGAGTTCGGCTTTGGTGGCTGTCTGGCCGACGATATGGGCCTGGGCAAGACGATTCAGGTGTTGGCGATGCTGGTCGAGCGCCGCAATCGGTCGGCCAACAACGGCGACCACAAGCCCGCGCTGGTGGTCGTTCCGCGCAGCCTCGTGCGAAACTGGGCGGAAGAGGCGCGGCGTTTCGCGCCCCAGTTGAAGGTGCTCGATTACACCGGCCTGGACCGCGGAGAGGCGCGCGAGCAGTTCGACCAGTATGACCTGATCGTGACTACCTATGGAACGTTGCGCCGCGACGCCGGGCACCTGAAAGACGTTCCGTTCGAGTACGCCATCCTGGACGAAGCCCAGGCCATCAAAAACGCGGCTTCGCAGGCGGCCAAGGCTTGTCGCCTGATTCAGTCGCGGCACCGGCTGGCCATGACGGGCACGCCGGTCGAAAACCACCTTGGCGAATTGTGGTCGATTTTCGAGTTTCTCAACCCCGGCATGCTGGGACGCTCCAACAGCCTGAAAATGCTCTCGTCGAAAGCCGCCGGCACCGACGCCGAGGGCGTCCGCTTGTTGGCCAAGGCCCTGCGTCCGTTCATTCTGCGGCGGACGAAAGAGCAGGTGCTCGGCGACTTGCCGGAGAAGACCGAACAGACGCTTTATTGCGAGCTCGACGCTCCGCAGCGCAAGCTCTACGACGAGCTGCGAAACCACTACCGCGACGCGCTGAACAAGCGGATCGCGAAGGAAGGGATGAACAAAGCAAAAATCCACGTGCTCGAAGCCCTGTTGCGCCTGCGGCAGGCCGCCTGCCATCCGGGCCTGCTCGACAAGTCGAAGGCCAGCGAACCGAGCGCCAAGCTCGAAACGCTGCTGGAGCAACTCGAGGAAGTCTTCGAGGGGGGCCACAAGGCGCTCGTCTTCTCGCAGTTCACCAGCCTCTTGGCGCTCGTCCGCAAGCGGCTCGACAAGAGCAAGGTCGTCTATGAATATCTCGACGGTCAAACGCGCGACCGCCAACAGCGCGTCGACCGTTTTCAGACCGACCCCGATTGCCCGCTCTTTTTGATCAGCCTGAAGGCGGGCGGACTGGGTCTGAACCTGACGGCGGCCGACTACGTGTTTATCCTCGACCCCTGGTGGAACCCGGCGGTCGAAGCCCAAGCGGTCGATCGCGCGCACCGCATCGGCCAGACGCGCCGCGTGTTCGCCTATCGGCTCATCGCCCGCGACACCGTGGAAGAAAAGATTCTCCAGCTTCAGGGCGAAAAGCGCCACCTGGCCGACGCCATCCTTTCGGCCGATAACAGTCTGATCGGTGGTCTGACGGCCGACGATTTGCAGATGCTGCTGAGCTGA
- a CDS encoding DUF5989 family protein: MSDNDFEKAAQQESQVSLARELWEFFRDNAAWWLAPIVALLLVLGAIAVLSGTAAAPFIYTLF, from the coding sequence ATGAGCGACAACGATTTCGAGAAAGCGGCCCAGCAGGAATCGCAGGTCAGCCTGGCGCGGGAGTTGTGGGAGTTTTTCCGCGACAACGCCGCATGGTGGCTGGCGCCGATTGTGGCCCTGCTGCTGGTGCTTGGCGCGATCGCAGTGCTCTCGGGCACGGCCGCGGCTCCGTTCATCTATACGCTGTTTTAG
- a CDS encoding response regulator, translated as MLVVEDHADTADLLSRYARLLTCDVRTASSGQQALSTALEFLPQIVLMDIGLPDMDGWELARCLRECLEPVHPVLIAITAFHSQEDRIRSLQAGIDYHLNKPEFREDLMRILLQLVGRC; from the coding sequence GTGCTTGTCGTCGAAGACCACGCGGACACGGCGGATTTGCTGTCGCGGTACGCGCGTTTACTGACGTGCGATGTTCGCACTGCCTCGTCCGGGCAGCAGGCTCTGAGCACGGCGTTGGAATTCTTGCCCCAGATCGTGCTGATGGACATTGGCCTGCCTGACATGGATGGCTGGGAGCTCGCCCGATGCTTGCGCGAGTGCTTGGAACCAGTCCATCCCGTGCTCATTGCCATCACGGCGTTTCACAGCCAGGAGGACCGAATTCGATCGCTGCAAGCCGGCATTGATTACCACCTGAACAAGCCCGAGTTTCGCGAAGATTTGATGCGGATTCTCTTGCAACTTGTGGGCCGCTGTTGA
- a CDS encoding carbamoyltransferase, which yields MTAILGISAFYHDSAAAVLVDGQLVAAAQEERFTRRKHDAAFPAEATRFCLRQAGLTPDDLDYVVFYEKPLVKFERLLETYLAYAPAGLRSFRMAMSVWLKEKLFLRRSIRNGIGGRIRAPLVFLDHHESHAASAFFPSPFDEAAILTLDGVGEWTTTACGVGRGNRVELTRQLKFPHSLGLLYSAFTFYCGFKVNSGEYKLMGLAPYGQPVYADAIYKHLIDLKPDGTFRLDMRYFNYCQGLTMTSRRFARLFGGPPRAPESTLQQRHCDLAASIQSVTEEVLRRLGRDLHARTGQKRLVLAGGVALNCVANGRLLREGPFEQLWIQPAAGDAGGALGSALFVWHQLLGKPRQADPRDSQQGSLLGPRFGNDDIGPVLAQAGGAAQRFDDEGELIEHVAALLAEEKVVGWFQGRMEFGPRALGARSILGDPRSAKMQSVMNLKIKFRESFRPFAPCVLAEHADDWFALHGHESPYMLLVAPVREQQRTPLAADEREVMRHDADLCRRVNIVRSTVPAVTHVDDSARVQTVSADRNPRLHRLLRRFYELTGCPVLVNTSFNVRGEPIVCTPDEAYRCFLATDMDALALEDFVIHKAALTDQITAEGREGYLAQFQLD from the coding sequence ATGACGGCAATCCTCGGCATCTCGGCTTTCTATCACGACTCCGCGGCCGCGGTTCTCGTCGATGGCCAGCTCGTGGCCGCCGCCCAGGAAGAGCGCTTCACGCGCCGCAAGCACGACGCGGCCTTCCCGGCCGAGGCCACTCGGTTCTGTCTGCGGCAGGCCGGCCTGACGCCCGACGATCTCGATTACGTGGTCTTTTACGAAAAGCCGCTGGTCAAGTTCGAGCGGCTGCTCGAAACCTATCTGGCCTACGCTCCGGCAGGGCTGCGCAGCTTTCGCATGGCCATGTCGGTGTGGCTCAAGGAAAAGTTGTTCCTGCGTCGCTCGATCCGCAACGGCATCGGCGGTCGGATCCGCGCGCCGCTGGTGTTTCTCGATCATCATGAGAGCCACGCGGCCAGCGCGTTCTTTCCCAGTCCCTTCGACGAAGCGGCCATCCTCACGCTCGACGGCGTCGGCGAATGGACGACGACCGCCTGCGGCGTGGGCCGCGGCAACCGCGTCGAGCTGACCCGGCAGCTTAAGTTCCCGCACTCGCTCGGCCTGCTCTATTCGGCGTTTACCTTTTACTGCGGCTTCAAGGTCAACAGCGGCGAATACAAGCTGATGGGACTGGCGCCCTACGGTCAGCCCGTTTACGCCGACGCGATTTACAAGCACCTGATCGACCTCAAGCCGGACGGCACGTTCCGCCTCGACATGCGGTACTTCAACTATTGCCAGGGCCTGACGATGACTAGCCGCCGCTTCGCGCGGTTGTTTGGCGGCCCGCCCCGCGCCCCCGAATCGACCTTGCAGCAGCGGCATTGCGACCTGGCGGCCAGCATTCAGAGCGTCACTGAAGAGGTGCTGCGGCGGCTCGGCCGCGACCTGCACGCGCGCACCGGGCAAAAACGCCTGGTGCTGGCCGGCGGCGTCGCGCTCAACTGCGTCGCCAACGGGCGGCTGTTGCGCGAAGGCCCGTTTGAGCAACTTTGGATCCAGCCTGCGGCGGGCGATGCGGGCGGCGCGCTCGGCTCGGCCCTCTTCGTCTGGCACCAACTGCTGGGCAAACCGCGGCAGGCCGATCCGCGCGACTCGCAACAAGGAAGCTTGCTCGGCCCGCGGTTCGGCAACGACGACATCGGGCCGGTGCTTGCTCAGGCCGGCGGTGCCGCCCAGCGGTTCGACGACGAGGGCGAGCTGATCGAGCACGTCGCCGCTCTGTTGGCGGAAGAAAAAGTGGTCGGCTGGTTTCAAGGGCGGATGGAGTTCGGCCCACGTGCCTTGGGGGCGCGGAGCATTTTGGGCGATCCCCGGTCGGCGAAGATGCAGTCGGTCATGAACCTGAAAATCAAGTTCCGCGAAAGTTTCCGGCCGTTCGCGCCATGCGTGCTGGCCGAGCACGCCGACGACTGGTTCGCCCTCCACGGGCACGAGAGCCCTTACATGCTGCTGGTGGCGCCGGTGCGCGAGCAGCAGCGCACCCCGCTGGCCGCCGATGAACGCGAGGTCATGCGTCATGACGCCGATCTCTGCCGCCGCGTGAATATCGTCCGCTCGACCGTGCCGGCCGTGACCCACGTCGATGATAGCGCCCGCGTGCAAACCGTCAGTGCTGACCGCAACCCGCGATTGCACCGTTTGCTGCGGCGGTTTTATGAGTTGACGGGCTGCCCGGTGCTGGTGAACACGAGTTTCAACGTGCGCGGCGAGCCGATTGTTTGCACGCCCGATGAGGCGTACCGCTGTTTCTTGGCCACCGACATGGACGCGTTGGCCCTGGAAGATTTTGTAATTCACAAGGCGGCGCTGACGGACCAAATCACCGCCGAGGGGCGCGAAGGCTATCTGGCCCAGTTCCAGCTCGATTGA
- a CDS encoding B12-binding domain-containing radical SAM protein, with amino-acid sequence MSTPTMTTDVELAADHDAAANQPAKTLSICLINPRFEPSYWGFEFALPLYPGDKRSTMIPGSLSAVAGLCGDHQVYVLDENVEQIDWEFLQTFDIVGVTGMNVQKLRMRQILCRLLELDVFTVVGGPFVSVQEEFFEGLCDAVFVGEAETTWPKFLDDFARGKSTDKRYQQSAPTDMLQAPRPRFDLLKVDRYACGALQYSRGCPFQCEFCDIIIIYGRRPRVKDPDQLLAELDDMRRAGFHSAFIVDDNFIGNKKKAKALLEKLVPWMEQHKYPLRLTTEASIDLADDAELLELMYQANFRSVFIGIETPRMESLKETKKFQNTRGDSLGAKLSRIQNAGLDVNGGFIVGFDSDDKGIFDDQFQFIQENGITLAMVGMLQAIPKTPLYERLKRDGRLVEEDPSCNFVPQQMTREELRQGFWDLVKRLYSPEAYLDRYFKVYESPEYLQRRADICRRAGEGRRVPTLAYGLYMLWSLFWALAWDGSLFSIGRVYAKYFFTRNLRHRRDIIGFAQFMNRCVTHWHFYKFTREMTAGRLRAYNTI; translated from the coding sequence GTGTCCACACCCACGATGACCACCGACGTCGAGCTGGCTGCCGATCATGATGCGGCCGCGAACCAGCCCGCAAAGACGCTATCGATCTGCCTCATCAATCCACGCTTCGAGCCTTCGTACTGGGGCTTCGAGTTCGCTCTGCCGCTCTATCCGGGCGACAAACGCAGCACGATGATCCCCGGCTCGCTTTCCGCCGTGGCCGGGCTGTGCGGCGACCATCAGGTCTACGTGCTGGACGAGAACGTCGAGCAGATCGACTGGGAGTTCTTGCAAACCTTCGACATTGTCGGCGTGACGGGCATGAACGTCCAAAAGCTGCGGATGCGGCAGATCCTTTGCCGGCTGCTCGAGCTGGATGTCTTCACCGTGGTGGGCGGCCCGTTTGTTTCCGTGCAGGAAGAATTCTTCGAGGGCCTGTGCGACGCCGTGTTCGTCGGCGAGGCGGAGACCACCTGGCCCAAGTTCCTGGATGACTTCGCCCGTGGAAAATCGACCGACAAGCGTTACCAGCAGTCCGCGCCGACGGACATGTTGCAAGCACCCCGGCCGCGTTTCGACCTGCTCAAAGTCGACCGTTATGCCTGCGGGGCCCTGCAGTATTCACGCGGCTGCCCCTTTCAATGCGAATTCTGCGACATCATCATCATCTACGGGCGCCGGCCGCGGGTCAAAGATCCGGACCAGCTCCTGGCCGAACTGGACGACATGCGGCGGGCAGGTTTTCACTCCGCGTTCATCGTCGACGATAATTTCATCGGAAACAAGAAGAAGGCCAAGGCGCTGCTGGAGAAACTCGTCCCCTGGATGGAGCAGCACAAATATCCCCTCCGCCTGACGACCGAGGCCAGCATCGACCTGGCCGACGATGCGGAGCTGTTGGAATTGATGTACCAGGCCAACTTCCGCAGCGTTTTTATCGGCATCGAAACGCCGCGGATGGAGTCGCTGAAGGAGACCAAGAAGTTTCAGAACACGCGGGGTGATTCTCTTGGGGCCAAGCTCTCGCGGATTCAAAACGCGGGGTTGGACGTCAACGGCGGGTTCATCGTCGGCTTCGACAGCGATGACAAAGGCATCTTCGACGACCAGTTCCAATTCATCCAGGAAAACGGTATCACCCTGGCGATGGTGGGGATGCTGCAAGCGATCCCGAAGACGCCCCTTTATGAGCGGCTGAAGCGCGACGGCCGCCTGGTCGAGGAAGACCCAAGCTGTAATTTCGTTCCCCAGCAGATGACGCGGGAGGAGCTGCGCCAAGGCTTCTGGGACCTGGTCAAGCGGCTCTATTCGCCGGAGGCCTACCTCGATCGCTACTTCAAGGTCTACGAGTCGCCGGAGTATTTGCAACGCCGTGCCGACATTTGCCGCCGGGCCGGCGAGGGAAGGCGCGTACCGACCCTGGCTTATGGCCTGTACATGCTGTGGTCGCTGTTTTGGGCCCTGGCGTGGGACGGGTCATTGTTCTCGATCGGACGAGTGTATGCCAAGTATTTCTTCACCCGGAACCTGAGGCACCGCCGAGACATCATCGGCTTCGCCCAGTTCATGAATCGCTGCGTGACGCACTGGCACTTCTACAAGTTCACCCGCGAGATGACCGCCGGGAGACTGCGAGCGTACAATACGATCTGA